One Manduca sexta isolate Smith_Timp_Sample1 chromosome 26, JHU_Msex_v1.0, whole genome shotgun sequence genomic region harbors:
- the LOC119190770 gene encoding uncharacterized protein LOC119190770, whose product MDNEAADIMISSISKNTMKQYLPLIIEWAKYCKSFNIPILTPKITDIIRYLTVRFQEGLSYGSLNCLRSALAFIIGPHLGSDNNIKRLFRGFYKLRPPRPKYNSTWDVSCLLDYIENNYIQQTKLEDMTKKTVTLLMLATGQRAQTMALININNTIVRDDCINIKIDKLIKTSGPNRYQPFLTIPFFNSRVGICPAKAVIDYINITKKLRSSDKLFISTKKPYRGVTSNTISRWVKNTMKECGIDINTFSAHSTRHAATSAAYKRGVNIDDIRRTAGWTGESTTFARFYMRPVINNKSFAEAIFKSSS is encoded by the coding sequence ATGGACAATGAAGCAGCGGACATAATGATAAGTTCCATTTCTAAAAACACAATGAAACAATACTTACCGTTAATCATAGAATGGGCAAAATATTGCAAATCATTTAATATTCCTATTTTGACACCTAAAATAACTGATATTATTAGGTATCTTACAGTAAGGTTTCAAGAAGGCCTCTCTTATGGCAGCCTCAATTGTCTTAGATCAGCACTTGCATTCATTATAGGACCACACTTAGGctcagataataatataaagagacTTTTTAGAGGTTTTTATAAACTAAGACCACCAAGACCTAAATATAACTCGACTTGGGATGTGTCTTGTCTACTggattatattgaaaataattatattcagcAAACTAAATTAGAAGATATGACAAAAAAGACTGTTACATTACTAATGCTAGCTACAGGCCAAAGAGCCCAAACAATGGCACtgattaatattaacaatacaatTGTAAGAGATGATTGTATTAACATTAAGAttgataaactaattaaaacttCTGGACCAAATAGGTACCAACCATTTTTAACCATACCATTTTTTAATAGTAGAGTTGGCATATGCCCAGCTAAAGCTGTTATTGATTatattaacattacaaaaaagTTGAGATCTTCAGATAAACTATTCATCTCAACAAAGAAGCCATACAGAGGTGTGACCTCGAATACAATCAGCCGTTGGGTCAAAAATACCATGAAAGAATGTGGTATTGATATCAATACATTCTCAGCACATAGTACCCGTCATGCAGCAACATCAGCAGCATACAAAAGAGGTGTTAACATTGATGATATAAGACGAACGGCTGGTTGGACTGGAGAGTCCACAACTTTTGCTAGATTCTATATGAGacctgtaataaataataaaagttttgcagaagcaattttcaaaagtagtagttaa